A genomic stretch from Symbiobacterium terraclitae includes:
- a CDS encoding protoglobin domain-containing protein, translating to MQRLPGYTYGTPLVPQSPVSLREFEWMKATAMFTDEDVRYLRMSLAILADQTAEIVEKWYEFVGSQPQLIRYYSTPAGMPLQDYLARTFARFQQWIIDTAEANYDQDWLNYQYEIGLRHHHTKKNRTDAAPALPHIHYRYMVPLIYPIVATLKPFLARKGHSPEEVEKMWEAWLKAVLLSVALWSQPYVKPGEF from the coding sequence ATGCAGAGGCTTCCTGGCTACACCTATGGAACGCCGCTGGTGCCGCAGTCGCCTGTCAGCCTGCGGGAGTTCGAGTGGATGAAGGCGACGGCGATGTTCACCGACGAGGATGTGAGATACCTGCGCATGTCCCTCGCCATCCTGGCCGACCAGACGGCCGAGATCGTGGAGAAGTGGTACGAGTTCGTCGGCTCCCAGCCGCAGCTCATCCGCTACTACAGCACCCCCGCCGGCATGCCGCTGCAGGACTACCTGGCCCGGACGTTTGCCCGGTTCCAGCAGTGGATCATCGACACCGCGGAGGCGAACTACGACCAGGACTGGCTCAACTACCAGTACGAGATTGGTTTGCGCCATCACCACACGAAGAAGAACCGGACCGACGCCGCGCCCGCACTGCCGCACATCCACTACCGGTACATGGTGCCCCTGATCTACCCCATCGTCGCGACGCTGAAGCCCTTCCTGGCGCGAAAGGGCCACTCCCCCGAAGAGGTGGAGAAGATGTGGGAGGCGTGGCTGAAGGCCGTGCTCCTCTCCGTCGCGCTCTGGAGCCAGCCGTACGTGAAGCCGGGTGAGTTCTGA
- a CDS encoding PepSY domain-containing protein translates to MRRILALSLALSLALLSACTTATPADLPAAGGTGRGAGEEREPRRPQLVEHRLGELRRVEHGEGFVLLLPAHPTLTATVSGAEAVHWLLYQDTDGRSNRDVPLAVLDGEAVGPHRWELNWTDAPAESVRLVLCAVPQGDFPAGEEVPRVGGRPCLGLQDTRVLVLGPDESPYLTEEQAVAKARLIEPDGPWVARFEEAYTRFGSEDARGRPAWVLEALYPYGNRITVAIDALTGERIAVVWAEPPHFGGEPTPLSREEAVAAALEQLGDSDLRLLEATYTEEYEWRGHTYFAWVLRLAPGRDEGNEITAVIHAYTGTLLTP, encoded by the coding sequence ATGCGACGCATCCTGGCGCTTTCCCTGGCGCTGTCCCTGGCCCTCCTGTCCGCCTGCACGACCGCCACGCCGGCTGACCTTCCGGCTGCCGGCGGCACCGGGCGAGGCGCGGGTGAAGAACGGGAGCCGAGGCGCCCGCAGCTCGTCGAACACCGTCTGGGCGAACTGCGGCGGGTGGAGCACGGCGAGGGTTTCGTTCTCCTACTCCCGGCACATCCCACGCTGACCGCCACGGTCAGCGGGGCGGAAGCGGTCCACTGGCTCCTCTACCAGGACACCGATGGGCGCTCGAACCGGGATGTCCCTCTGGCGGTCCTGGATGGCGAGGCGGTTGGTCCGCACCGTTGGGAGCTCAACTGGACCGACGCACCGGCCGAGTCGGTGCGCCTCGTCCTCTGCGCCGTTCCCCAGGGCGACTTCCCGGCCGGCGAGGAGGTGCCCCGGGTGGGCGGCCGCCCCTGTCTGGGACTGCAAGACACGCGGGTGCTGGTGCTCGGGCCGGACGAGTCGCCCTATCTCACCGAGGAGCAGGCGGTGGCCAAGGCCCGACTGATCGAACCGGACGGGCCGTGGGTGGCCAGGTTCGAGGAGGCCTACACCCGCTTCGGGTCGGAGGACGCCCGCGGGCGGCCGGCCTGGGTGCTGGAAGCGCTCTACCCGTACGGCAACCGCATCACCGTGGCCATCGACGCGCTGACCGGCGAGCGCATCGCGGTCGTGTGGGCCGAGCCGCCGCACTTCGGCGGAGAACCGACCCCGCTCAGCCGGGAGGAGGCGGTTGCGGCCGCCCTAGAGCAGCTGGGCGACAGCGACCTGCGGCTGTTGGAAGCAACCTACACGGAAGAGTACGAGTGGCGCGGCCACACCTACTTCGCCTGGGTGCTCCGTCTGGCGCCGGGCAGGGACGAGGGGAACGAGATCACCGCCGTCATCCACGCCTACACCGGCACCCTGCTCACGCCCTGA
- the buk gene encoding butyrate kinase, giving the protein MHHRLLIINPGSTSTKIAVYDEEEPLFTDTLRHSAADLARYRQVADQFAFRRDLILAALEAHQVGLSSLSAVVGRGGLLRPIPGGTYRVSAAMLDELARAEHGEHASNLGALLAHDIAEAAGGVPAFIVDPVVVDELAPEARLSGLPEMPRRSVFHALNQKAVARRVAADLGRRYEELNLVVVHLGGGVTVGSHRRGRVVDVNNGLDGDGPMSPERAGGLPTLGLIHLAFSWRHTLREIGRMLVGEGGFVAHLGTNDARQVEARVAAGDESARLVYEALAYQVAKEVGRAAVALDGHVDRIVITGGLAHSELLTGWIADQVGWIAPVAVYPGEDEMGALAAGALRVLRGEEPALEYEEARA; this is encoded by the coding sequence TTGCACCACAGGCTGCTGATCATCAATCCCGGTTCGACTTCCACGAAGATCGCGGTCTACGACGAAGAAGAGCCGCTCTTCACCGACACCCTCCGCCACAGCGCAGCGGACCTGGCCCGCTACCGGCAGGTGGCCGACCAGTTCGCCTTCCGGCGCGACCTGATCCTCGCCGCCCTGGAGGCGCACCAGGTGGGGCTGAGCTCGCTCTCGGCCGTGGTGGGGCGAGGGGGGCTCCTCCGTCCGATTCCCGGCGGAACCTATCGGGTGAGCGCCGCGATGCTGGACGAGCTGGCGCGTGCAGAGCACGGGGAGCACGCCTCCAACCTGGGGGCGCTGCTGGCCCACGACATCGCAGAGGCCGCGGGGGGCGTGCCGGCGTTCATCGTCGACCCGGTGGTGGTGGACGAGCTGGCGCCCGAGGCGCGCCTCTCGGGGCTGCCCGAGATGCCCCGCCGGTCGGTCTTCCACGCCCTCAACCAGAAGGCCGTGGCCCGCCGGGTGGCGGCGGATCTGGGGCGGCGGTACGAGGAGCTCAACCTGGTGGTCGTCCACCTGGGCGGTGGCGTAACCGTCGGGTCGCACCGGCGCGGCAGGGTGGTCGACGTCAACAACGGGCTGGATGGCGACGGTCCGATGTCGCCCGAGCGGGCGGGGGGTCTGCCCACCCTCGGGCTGATCCACCTGGCCTTCTCGTGGCGGCACACGCTGCGCGAGATCGGGCGCATGCTGGTCGGCGAGGGGGGATTCGTCGCCCACCTGGGCACCAACGACGCCCGTCAGGTCGAGGCGCGCGTCGCAGCGGGGGACGAGTCGGCGCGCCTCGTCTACGAGGCCCTCGCTTACCAGGTGGCCAAGGAGGTCGGGCGGGCCGCGGTGGCGCTGGACGGTCATGTCGACCGCATCGTGATCACCGGGGGCCTCGCCCACTCCGAACTGCTCACGGGCTGGATCGCCGACCAGGTGGGCTGGATCGCCCCCGTGGCGGTCTATCCCGGTGAGGACGAGATGGGGGCGCTGGCGGCCGGAGCCCTGCGGGTGCTGCGGGGCGAGGAGCCGGCGCTGGAGTACGAGGAGGCCAGGGCGTGA
- the ald gene encoding alanine dehydrogenase, with protein sequence MKVGVVRELKAYENRVAMTPAGVSAMVKAGHEVLVEHDAGRGSGFDDAEYVAAGARVVSTNEEVWATADMIVKVKEPLPPEYRLMREGQIIFTYLHLAPEPELTRQMLERRTIGIAYETVQLADGSLPLLTPMSEVAGRMAVQIGAHYLEKAHGGRGVLLGGVPGVAPGNVVIIGGGVVGTNAAKMAVGLGAQVTVIDINADRLRYLDDIFRGRIHTRVSNEYVIASEVKKADLVIGAVLIPGARAPKLVTAEMVQQMTPGSVIVDVAIDQGGSIETIDRVTTHRDPVYERFGVVHYAVANIPGAVPRTSTYALTNVTLPYALKLANLGWREALRRDPALAKGANVVDGHVTYPAVAQAHGLEYTELDKLL encoded by the coding sequence GTGAAGGTAGGCGTTGTACGGGAACTCAAGGCTTATGAGAACCGCGTAGCCATGACCCCGGCCGGCGTGTCGGCCATGGTGAAGGCCGGCCACGAGGTGCTGGTGGAGCACGATGCCGGCCGCGGCTCCGGTTTTGACGATGCTGAGTATGTGGCTGCGGGCGCCAGGGTGGTCTCCACCAACGAGGAGGTCTGGGCGACCGCGGACATGATCGTCAAGGTGAAGGAGCCCCTGCCGCCCGAGTACCGGCTGATGCGGGAGGGGCAGATCATCTTCACCTACCTGCACCTCGCTCCCGAGCCCGAGCTGACCCGCCAGATGCTGGAGCGGCGGACCATCGGCATCGCCTATGAGACGGTCCAGCTGGCGGACGGGTCGCTGCCGCTGCTCACCCCGATGTCCGAGGTGGCGGGGCGCATGGCCGTGCAGATCGGCGCCCACTACCTGGAGAAGGCCCACGGCGGCCGCGGCGTGCTGCTGGGTGGCGTGCCCGGCGTCGCCCCGGGCAACGTGGTCATCATCGGCGGCGGCGTGGTGGGCACCAACGCGGCCAAGATGGCGGTCGGCCTGGGCGCCCAGGTCACGGTCATCGACATCAACGCCGACCGGCTGCGCTACCTCGACGACATCTTCCGGGGCCGGATCCACACCCGGGTCTCCAACGAGTACGTCATCGCCTCGGAGGTGAAGAAGGCCGACCTGGTGATCGGCGCCGTGCTGATCCCCGGCGCCCGGGCCCCGAAGCTGGTGACCGCCGAGATGGTGCAGCAGATGACCCCGGGCTCGGTCATCGTGGACGTCGCCATCGACCAGGGCGGCTCCATCGAGACCATCGACCGGGTGACGACGCACCGCGACCCCGTCTACGAGCGCTTCGGCGTGGTGCACTACGCCGTGGCCAACATCCCGGGCGCCGTGCCGCGCACCTCGACCTACGCCCTCACCAACGTCACGCTGCCGTACGCGCTGAAGCTGGCGAACCTCGGGTGGCGGGAGGCGCTGCGCAGGGATCCGGCCCTGGCTAAGGGCGCCAACGTGGTGGACGGGCACGTCACCTATCCGGCCGTGGCCCAGGCCCACGGGCTGGAGTACACGGAGCTGGACAAGCTGCTGTAG
- a CDS encoding endonuclease Q family protein → MPATLQTVYADLHVHLGWAGDPGGGVKISAARSLTLANILAEARDRKGIRLVGVIDAATEGALQDLERLLAEGRVVEHPGGGLAYDEVTLLPGAEVEVVHGGRPVHLLCYFRGADALRAFAGWQAGRVKNRRLSTQRHHGTTAADVVEVTAALGGIVVPAHIFTPHKSALGAAPAISEVIPPELWGAVGAVELGLSSDTPLADELPELTRFPYLSNSDAHSLGAIGREYNKLLVAEPCFDELLLALRGVGGRRILANYGLDPRLGKYHRTYCLTCGRRVEGDPPALGCPEGAAHRVVLGVLDRIRHYAAWQEPRFTRAERPRPPYVHQVPLSFVPGLGRRGLERLLAAFGTEMAVLHEAGEEELAEVVGPKLARLVVLAREGRLAIESGAGGIYGRVAGPDPDAVT, encoded by the coding sequence GTGCCGGCGACGCTGCAGACCGTCTACGCGGACCTGCACGTCCACCTGGGCTGGGCCGGCGACCCCGGCGGCGGGGTGAAGATCTCCGCCGCGCGGTCGCTGACGCTGGCCAACATCCTGGCCGAAGCCAGGGACCGGAAGGGCATCCGGCTCGTGGGCGTGATCGACGCCGCCACGGAGGGTGCCCTGCAGGACCTGGAGCGGCTGCTGGCCGAGGGGCGCGTGGTGGAACACCCCGGCGGCGGCCTCGCCTACGACGAAGTGACGCTGCTGCCCGGCGCCGAGGTGGAGGTGGTCCACGGCGGCCGGCCCGTGCACCTGCTCTGCTACTTCCGGGGCGCCGATGCCCTGAGGGCATTCGCCGGGTGGCAGGCAGGGCGGGTGAAGAACCGGCGCCTGTCCACCCAGCGCCATCACGGCACGACCGCGGCAGACGTGGTGGAGGTGACGGCCGCCCTGGGCGGCATCGTGGTCCCGGCGCACATCTTCACGCCCCACAAGTCCGCCCTGGGCGCAGCGCCGGCCATCTCCGAGGTGATCCCGCCGGAGCTCTGGGGAGCCGTCGGTGCCGTGGAACTCGGCCTCTCCTCCGACACCCCCCTGGCGGACGAACTGCCGGAGCTGACCCGCTTCCCCTACCTCAGCAACTCGGACGCCCACTCGCTGGGCGCCATCGGCCGGGAGTACAACAAGCTCCTGGTGGCAGAGCCCTGCTTCGACGAGCTGCTGCTGGCCCTCCGGGGCGTCGGCGGTCGGCGGATCCTGGCCAACTACGGCCTGGACCCGCGCCTCGGCAAGTACCACCGCACCTACTGCCTCACCTGCGGGCGCCGGGTCGAGGGCGACCCGCCCGCGCTGGGCTGCCCGGAGGGCGCAGCCCACCGGGTGGTGCTCGGGGTGCTGGACCGCATCCGCCACTACGCCGCCTGGCAGGAGCCTCGCTTCACCCGCGCGGAGCGGCCGCGCCCGCCCTACGTGCACCAGGTGCCCCTCAGCTTCGTGCCCGGCCTGGGCCGGCGGGGCCTCGAGCGGCTGCTGGCGGCATTCGGCACCGAGATGGCCGTGCTGCACGAGGCGGGCGAGGAGGAGCTGGCGGAGGTGGTGGGGCCGAAGCTGGCCCGCCTGGTCGTGCTGGCGCGGGAGGGGCGGCTGGCCATCGAGTCCGGGGCCGGCGGCATCTACGGTCGCGTGGCGGGGCCTGACCCCGATGCCGTGACATAA
- a CDS encoding phosphopentomutase, with product MAPVERVVLIVIDSVGIGAMPDAAEWGDAGSNTLGNIARRRGGLPLPNMGRLGLGNLTEIAGTPPADQPAGAYGRMAIASHGKDTMTGHWEMVGIRPEAPFRTYPDGFPEDLIAEFCRRAGVPGVLGNKVASGTEIIKELGEEHLRTGWPIVYTSADSVFQVAAHEERFGLERLYRVCEVARDLLRPPHRVGRVIARPFVGTDRTNFTRTANRHDYALEPPRMILDEIRDAGLAVLAVGKIGDIFSGHGITWGEHTKSNADGIRMIHECLDRKEPGLLFANLVDFDMLYGHRRDVEGYAQALLEFDAALPGIMAKLGPRDVLVVTADHGNDPTHTGTDHTREYVPVLLCGEPVRAGADVGTRASLADLGATVADLVGVPGTGYGKSFAEEILK from the coding sequence ATGGCACCTGTTGAGCGAGTCGTCCTGATCGTCATCGACAGCGTGGGAATCGGAGCGATGCCCGACGCGGCCGAGTGGGGAGACGCCGGCTCCAACACCCTGGGCAACATCGCCCGAAGGCGCGGCGGCCTCCCGCTGCCCAACATGGGCAGGCTGGGGCTGGGGAATCTGACGGAGATCGCGGGCACCCCGCCTGCGGATCAGCCGGCCGGGGCGTACGGCCGCATGGCCATCGCCTCGCACGGCAAGGACACGATGACCGGCCACTGGGAGATGGTGGGGATCCGGCCCGAGGCGCCGTTCCGCACCTACCCCGACGGCTTCCCGGAGGACCTGATCGCCGAGTTCTGCCGCCGGGCGGGCGTTCCCGGCGTGCTGGGCAACAAGGTGGCCTCCGGCACCGAGATCATCAAGGAGCTGGGCGAGGAGCACCTGCGCACGGGATGGCCGATCGTCTACACCAGCGCCGATTCGGTCTTCCAGGTGGCTGCCCACGAGGAGCGGTTCGGGCTGGAGCGGCTCTACCGCGTATGCGAGGTCGCCCGGGACCTGCTGCGCCCGCCGCACCGGGTGGGCCGGGTGATCGCACGCCCCTTCGTGGGTACCGACCGGACGAACTTCACCCGCACCGCCAACCGGCACGACTACGCCCTGGAGCCGCCGCGGATGATCCTCGACGAGATCAGGGACGCCGGCTTGGCGGTGCTGGCCGTGGGCAAGATCGGCGACATCTTCTCCGGCCACGGCATCACCTGGGGCGAGCACACCAAGTCCAACGCCGACGGTATCCGGATGATCCACGAGTGCCTCGACCGGAAGGAGCCGGGGCTGCTCTTCGCCAACCTGGTGGACTTCGACATGCTCTACGGCCACCGGCGGGACGTCGAAGGGTACGCGCAGGCCCTGCTGGAGTTCGACGCCGCCCTGCCCGGGATCATGGCCAAGCTGGGCCCGCGGGACGTGCTGGTGGTCACCGCCGACCACGGCAACGACCCGACGCACACGGGCACCGACCACACCCGGGAGTACGTGCCGGTGCTGCTCTGCGGCGAGCCGGTGCGGGCCGGGGCGGACGTGGGCACCCGGGCCTCGCTGGCCGACCTGGGCGCCACCGTGGCCGACCTGGTGGGGGTTCCCGGCACGGGGTATGGCAAGAGCTTTGCGGAGGAGATTCTCAAGTAG
- the spoIIM gene encoding stage II sporulation protein M encodes MHLYEAWRRNLEDLVIQRGGVVLLHASLFVIGLLFGALALRSLDADTRLELTRQLSDSVRVLGQAPAPETGPLVRDALLRQARQVSLIWVLSISLVGAVAVMALPLLRGFISGFAVAYLTAEFGTRGVLLAAAGHLPQTVFEVPGLILAASASVGFALEVATSWQVRRRLSGYYGALAAYSNTLLSAAALLVAAALVEGFISPHLVRLVAGVRM; translated from the coding sequence ATGCATCTCTACGAGGCCTGGAGGCGGAACCTGGAGGACCTGGTCATTCAGCGGGGCGGCGTCGTGCTGCTGCACGCGAGCCTCTTCGTCATCGGCCTGCTGTTCGGGGCGCTTGCGCTGCGAAGCCTTGATGCGGATACCCGGCTGGAGCTGACGCGGCAGCTCTCCGACTCGGTGCGGGTGCTCGGGCAGGCGCCGGCGCCGGAGACCGGCCCGCTGGTGCGCGACGCCCTGCTCAGGCAGGCCCGGCAGGTCTCGCTGATCTGGGTCCTGTCGATCTCGCTGGTGGGCGCCGTGGCCGTGATGGCCCTGCCGCTGCTGCGGGGGTTCATCTCCGGTTTCGCGGTGGCCTACCTGACGGCCGAGTTCGGCACCCGTGGCGTGCTGCTGGCCGCGGCCGGCCACCTGCCCCAGACGGTCTTCGAGGTCCCGGGGCTGATCCTGGCGGCCTCCGCGTCGGTGGGGTTCGCCCTGGAGGTGGCCACGTCCTGGCAGGTGCGGCGCCGGCTCTCCGGCTACTACGGGGCGCTCGCCGCCTACTCCAACACCCTGCTGTCGGCCGCGGCGCTGCTCGTGGCCGCGGCGCTGGTGGAGGGGTTCATCTCGCCGCACCTGGTTCGCCTGGTGGCCGGTGTGCGGATGTGA
- a CDS encoding NAD(P)/FAD-dependent oxidoreductase has translation MRIAIVGAGLAGLACAHELERLGHECEVFEKRDRVGKMFNTVETMLESLSTEPSKDVFETLRQELHLPLNPANHITRLVLHSQSRDTLIRGHVGYTTTRGPEARSLEQQLLRHCRSPVRFDQNPDVEELATAYDWVVVATGSPRWPKHFGLWQRDIAWYIRGANVIGDFNPGELHFYFNTRYAGTGYAMIAPFDERMASVGLGVPDSSEEAVEAYWTRFRQEQGHLWERIEDEFKLECYEIGRVKQRVVGNVIFVGNAGGFIEPLGITGQQSALQSGVLAARKIALGDEAFDRFAARWDHFYSDMMRLRLYVNAWTDREMDRLVGLTGHGVGSVLIRSPLNLLDLVGTAMAHLPVTQDPSAEVGPS, from the coding sequence ATGCGCATTGCGATCGTGGGGGCCGGGCTGGCCGGCCTGGCCTGCGCCCACGAGCTGGAGCGGCTCGGGCACGAGTGCGAGGTCTTCGAGAAGCGCGACCGGGTCGGGAAGATGTTCAACACCGTCGAGACCATGCTGGAATCGCTCTCCACCGAGCCGAGCAAGGACGTCTTCGAGACGCTGCGGCAGGAGCTGCACCTGCCGCTGAACCCGGCCAACCACATCACCAGGCTGGTCCTGCATTCCCAGTCCCGGGACACGCTCATCCGGGGCCACGTGGGCTACACCACCACCCGCGGCCCGGAAGCGCGCTCGCTGGAGCAGCAGCTGCTCCGCCACTGCCGCTCGCCCGTCCGGTTTGACCAGAACCCGGACGTGGAGGAGCTCGCGACGGCGTACGACTGGGTGGTCGTGGCCACGGGCTCGCCCAGGTGGCCGAAGCACTTCGGCCTGTGGCAGCGGGACATCGCCTGGTACATCCGCGGCGCCAATGTGATCGGCGACTTCAACCCGGGGGAGCTCCACTTTTACTTCAACACGCGCTACGCCGGGACAGGGTACGCGATGATCGCCCCCTTCGACGAGCGCATGGCCTCGGTGGGCCTCGGCGTGCCCGACTCCTCCGAGGAGGCGGTGGAGGCCTACTGGACCCGGTTCCGGCAGGAGCAGGGGCACCTCTGGGAGCGCATCGAGGACGAGTTCAAGCTGGAGTGCTACGAGATCGGCCGCGTCAAGCAACGCGTCGTCGGCAACGTCATCTTCGTGGGCAACGCCGGCGGGTTCATCGAGCCGCTGGGGATCACGGGCCAGCAGAGCGCACTGCAGAGCGGGGTGCTGGCGGCCCGGAAGATCGCGCTGGGGGATGAGGCGTTCGACCGGTTTGCCGCGCGCTGGGACCACTTCTACAGCGACATGATGCGGCTGCGGCTGTACGTGAACGCCTGGACGGACCGGGAGATGGACCGGCTGGTCGGCCTCACGGGCCATGGCGTCGGCAGCGTGCTCATCCGCTCGCCCCTCAACCTGCTCGACCTGGTCGGGACAGCCATGGCCCACCTCCCCGTGACCCAGGATCCCTCGGCCGAGGTGGGGCCCTCGTGA
- the xerD gene encoding site-specific tyrosine recombinase XerD — protein sequence MNNLIHEFITYLSVERGLASNTLESYGRDLRQYSQFLGEEEADLDAVSRTTIINYLRFLQKQGKATATIARRLAALKAFYQFLVREKRIKTDPTANLESPKLEKRLPRVLSVAEVERLLAQPDPSQPAGLRDRAMLELLYATGIRVSELVSLNVPDVNLDTGYIRCTGKGSKERIVPLGTLAINSVREYLDAGRPKLVKDREEEALFVNHHGHRLTRQGFWKIVKRYADDAHIDKEITPHTLRHSFATHLLENGADLRSVQEMLGHADISTTQIYTHITKGRLKEVYARTHPRA from the coding sequence ATGAACAACTTGATCCATGAGTTCATCACCTATCTGAGTGTGGAGCGCGGCCTGGCGAGCAACACGCTGGAGTCCTACGGCCGCGACCTGCGCCAGTACTCCCAGTTCCTCGGGGAGGAAGAAGCAGACCTCGACGCCGTCTCTCGCACCACCATCATCAACTACCTGCGCTTCCTGCAGAAGCAGGGGAAGGCCACGGCGACGATCGCCCGCAGGCTGGCGGCGCTGAAGGCGTTCTACCAGTTCCTGGTCCGGGAGAAGCGGATCAAGACCGACCCCACCGCCAATCTGGAGTCGCCGAAGCTGGAGAAGCGGCTGCCCCGGGTCCTCAGCGTGGCCGAGGTGGAGCGTCTGCTGGCGCAGCCCGACCCGTCGCAGCCTGCGGGCCTGAGGGACCGGGCGATGCTGGAGCTGCTGTACGCGACGGGCATCCGGGTCTCGGAGCTGGTCTCGCTCAACGTGCCGGACGTCAACCTGGATACCGGATACATACGGTGCACGGGCAAGGGGTCGAAGGAGCGCATCGTCCCGCTGGGCACCCTGGCCATCAACTCCGTGCGCGAGTACCTGGACGCGGGGCGTCCCAAGCTGGTGAAGGACCGGGAGGAGGAGGCGCTCTTTGTCAACCACCACGGCCACCGGCTCACGCGCCAGGGCTTCTGGAAGATCGTAAAACGCTATGCCGACGATGCCCACATCGACAAGGAGATCACGCCGCACACGCTGCGCCACTCCTTTGCCACGCACCTCCTGGAGAACGGCGCAGACCTGCGGTCCGTGCAGGAGATGCTGGGCCACGCGGACATATCCACCACGCAGATCTACACCCACATCACCAAGGGCCGCCTGAAGGAGGTCTACGCCCGCACGCATCCGCGGGCGTGA
- a CDS encoding NUDIX hydrolase translates to MKLIRQEEVYRGRVITVRRDTVQLDGRERAWDVVAHPGAVVVLAVDGDELLFVRQYRYAAGEELLELVAGTCEPGEDPAATAERELQEEAGFRARRMTKLAEFYSAPGFCTEKLHLYVAEDLTPSRLPMDDDEQITLVRLSLDEALRMAVAGELRDAKTLAGVLLYARHRGR, encoded by the coding sequence GTGAAGCTGATCAGGCAGGAGGAAGTCTACCGTGGCCGGGTGATCACCGTCAGGCGCGACACGGTGCAGCTGGACGGCCGCGAGCGCGCGTGGGACGTGGTGGCGCATCCGGGAGCAGTGGTGGTGTTGGCGGTCGACGGCGACGAGCTGCTCTTCGTGCGGCAGTATCGGTACGCGGCCGGCGAGGAGCTGCTGGAGCTGGTGGCCGGCACGTGCGAGCCGGGCGAGGACCCGGCCGCCACGGCGGAGCGGGAGCTGCAGGAGGAGGCGGGGTTCCGGGCCAGACGGATGACGAAGCTCGCGGAGTTCTACAGCGCCCCGGGGTTCTGCACGGAGAAGCTGCACCTGTACGTGGCCGAGGACCTGACGCCGTCGCGGCTGCCGATGGACGACGACGAGCAGATCACCCTGGTGCGGCTGAGCCTGGACGAGGCGCTGCGCATGGCGGTCGCGGGCGAGCTGCGGGACGCGAAGACGCTGGCGGGGGTGCTGCTCTATGCACGGCACCGGGGCCGCTGA